The following are from one region of the Salvia splendens isolate huo1 chromosome 2, SspV2, whole genome shotgun sequence genome:
- the LOC121771548 gene encoding E3 ubiquitin-protein ligase PUB24-like, with protein MDDIDIPQYFLCPISLQIMKDPVTTVTGITYDRESIEQWLSTPENSAAAAVCPVTKLPLSKSAGLTPNHMLRRLIQAWCIANAKSGIDRIPTPKSPLHRSAVLKLIRAAGSRRSGAENLEALRKLDELASDDKNQQCLAEAGAAKSMISYVMRSFDDGDLAGVDLALRILRLVWSPTAEKKQIVEEKPDLFRSILWILNSQLEDSQKTDALILLKNAVEISNSNYLEKLKPDFFKEMVRILRSKSTAAAAKRAVLKILIGSCPAGRNRAKIVEAGAVFEAIEMEIGGTERKTTELVFSLLAQACTCAEGRQEFLRHAGGVGMVAKRLMRVSAATDDRGMCVYESIARYSGTRAVVGEMLTVGGVTKLCMMMQADCDEYLKKKAREILKLHSKVWSNSPCIQLYLLTRYSR; from the coding sequence atggatgATATCGATATACCTCAATATTTCCTATGCCCTATTTCACTCCAAATCATGAAGGACCCCGTCACCACCGTCACCGGCATCACATACGACCGCGAAAGCATCGAGCAATGGCTCTCAACGCCGGAGaactccgccgccgccgccgtgtGTCCGGTGACGAAGCTGCCGCTGTCGAAATCCGCCGGTTTGACTCCGAACCACATGCTCCGGCGGCTGATTCAGGCGTGGTGCATCGCCAATGCGAAGAGCGGGATCGATCGAATCCCCACTCCCAAGTCCCCTCTCCACCGCTCCGCCGTGCTCAAGCTCATCCGCGCCGCAGGCAGCCGCCGCAGCGGCGCCGAGAATCTCGAGGCGCTCAGGAAACTAGACGAGCTCGCGAGCGACGATAAGAATCAGCAGTGCCTGGCGGAGGCCGGCGCCGCGAAATCAATGATATCTTACGTGATGAGAAGCTTCGACGACGGCGATCTCGCCGGCGTCGACCTCGCGCTGAGGATCCTGCGGCTGGTGTGGTCACCGACGGCGGAGAAAAAGCAGATCGTGGAGGAGAAACCCGACCTTTTCCGATCGATTCTATGGATTTTAAATAGCCAATTGGAAGATTCACAAAAAACAGACGCGCTAATTCTGTTGAAAAACGCCGTAGAAATATCGAATTCTAATTATTTGGAGAAATTGAAGCCGGATTTCTTCAAAGAGATGGTGAGGATTTTGAGATCTAAATCGACGGCGGCAGCGGCGAAGAGAGCGGTTCTGAAAATCCTGATCGGGAGCTGCCCGGCGGGGAGGAACAGGGCGAAGATAGTGGAGGCGGGGGCGGTGTTCGAGGCGATCGAGATGGAGATTGGGGGGACGGAGAGGAAGACGACGGAGCTGGTATTCAGCCTGCTGGCGCAGGCGTGCACGTGCGCGGAGGGGAGGCAGGAGTTTCTGAGGCACGCGGGGGGAGTGGGGATGGTGGCGAAGAGGCTGATGAGAGTGTCGGCGGCGACGGATGACAGAGGGATGTGTGTATATGAGTCGATCGCGAGGTACTCGGGGACGAGGGCGGTGGTGGGGGAGATGCTGACGGTGGGAGGGGTGACGAAGCTGTGCATGATGATGCAGGCGGATTGCGATGAGTATTTGAAGAAGAAAGCGAGGGAGATTTTGAAGCTGCATTCCAAAGTGTGGAGTAATTCGCCTTGCATACAGCTTTATCTCTTGACTAGGTATTCTAGGTAG
- the LOC121780440 gene encoding E3 ubiquitin-protein ligase PUB23-like: MEIDIPCYFLCPISMQLMKDPVTIPSGITYDRENIEKWLFICKNATCPVTKQPIPSPDLIPNHTLRRLIQGWCTLNALDRIPTPKPAVDRPQILKLLHEAENSPDSKLHCLRRLRSIAHRDDTSRLHLQAAAVGFLSAVVTGNSDAAARDEAVDILHKINPSDSDLKKLTAFNDVRFLDSLTQVMDNGSYQSRAHAVSLMRSAFSVADPDHLIGIRPEIFGHVARIIADDISAEATRSALKLLVEVCPWGRNRVKAVEGGAAGVLIEVLLGTKERRVCELALAALEQICRCAEGRAEVVRHGAGVAVVSKKILRVSNAASERAVKILGAIARHGASGRVVQEMLEVGVVAKLCLVLQVEASHRNKERAAEILRLHSRVWRNSSCIPSHLISSYPNS, translated from the coding sequence ATGGAAATCGACATCCCATGCTACTTCCTATGTCCAATCTCAATGCAGCTGATGAAAGATCCGGTGACGATTCCGAGCGGCATAACCTACGACCGTGAAAACATCGAGAAATGGCTCTTCATATGCAAAAACGCCACTTGCCCCGTCACCAAACAGCCCATCCCATCCCCAGACCTCATTCCGAACCACACGCTCCGCCGCCTCATCCAGGGCTGGTGCACTCTCAACGCCCTCGACCGGATCCCCACCCCCAAGCCCGCCGTCGACCGCCCCCAAATCCTCAAACTCCTTCACGAGGCCGAAAACTCCCCGGATTCAAAGCTCCACTGCCTCCGCCGCCTCAGATCCATCGCCCACCGAGACGACACCAGCCGCCTCCACCTCCAGGCCGCCGCCGTCGGCTTCCTCTCCGCCGTCGTCACAGGAAACTCCGACGCCGCCGCCAGAGACGAAGCCGTCGACATCCTACACAAGATCAATCCATCCGATTcagatttaaaaaaactaacggcgTTTAACGACGTCAGATTTCTAGACTCGTTAACGCAGGTCATGGATAACGGCAGTTACCAATCCCGCGCTCACGCCGTTAGTTTAATGAGATCCGCATTCTCGGTAGCGGATCCGGATCACCTGATCGGGATTCGACCCGAAATTTTCGGCCACGTGGCGCGGATCATAGCCGATGATATCTCGGCGGAGGCGACGAGGTCGGCGCTGAAGCTGCTGGTGGAGGTGTGCCCGTGGGGAAGGAACCGGGTGAAGGCGGTGGAGGGGGGCGCGGCGGGGGTGCTGATCGAGGTGCTGCTGGGGACGAAGGAGAGGAGAGTGTGCGAGCTGGCGCTGGCGGCGCTGGAGCAGATCTGCCGGTGCGCGGAGGGAAGGGCGGAGGTGGTGAGGCACGGGGCGGGGGTGGCGGTGGTGTCGAAGAAGATTCTGAGGGTGTCGAACGCGGCGAGCGAGAGGGCGGTGAAGATATTGGGGGCGATTGCGAGGCATGGGGCGAGCGGGAGGGTGGTGCAGGAGATGCTGGAGGTTGGGGTGGTGGCGAAGCTGTGCTTGGTGTTGCAGGTGGAGGCTAGTCATAGAAACAAGGAGAGAGCTGCAGAAATTTTGAGGTTGCATTCTAGGGTTTGGAGGAATTCTTCTTGCATTCCTTCTCATTTGATCTCTTCTTATCCTAATTCTTAG
- the LOC121761411 gene encoding probable receptor-like protein kinase At1g49730 isoform X1, translating to MGTANMILKIKLLFLSLFHLRSQPSPPFLLKRYSYRDIKRATDGFRRVVDNSSQEASYKAKFLNGRVGLVREVKLLDDDEVSFPYEVQLLGRLHHRHILALYGFSTGPKRITSYRFRFLVFENIESGSLKEHLSDPLKTPLNWRTRLKIAVGIAAAVEYLQFFCDPPVFRVSISSSTIMLDENFTPKISDISLSSAAENHATENPTSSRCPEECRDEGCRNVIFQLGLVILELITGVDMAQWVQEPCFLRSIHKMIDPDLGNSYDARELNGLLNVARLCIRSIDETRIYTPQILWYLQKKIRITRK from the exons ATGGGCACCGCGAATATGATTCTCAAGATTAAGCTGCTGTTTCTCTCTCTGTTTCACCTCCGATCCCAACCCA GTCCGCCCTTTCTGCTGAAACGCTATTCGTATAGAGATATAAAGAGGGCGACAGATGGATTTAGGAGAGTTGTCGATAACTCGTCTCAAGAGGCTTCTTACAAGGCCAAGTTTCTGAATGGGCGTGTTGGGCTAGTGAGAGAGGTCAAGTTATTGGATGACGACGAAGTTTCCTTTCCATACGAAGTCCAACTCTTGGGGCGTCTGCATCACCGCCACATTCTCGCGCTTTATGGCTTTTCGACTGGACCTAAGCG CATCACCTCGTATCGTTTCAGGTTCCTAGTGTTCGAAAACATAGAAAGTGGAAGCTTAAAGGAGCACCTCTCTG ATCCATTGAAGACTCCCCTGAACTGGCGAACGAGGCTCAAAATAGCGGTTGGCATTGCTGCTGCTGTG GAATATCTGCAATTTTTCTGTGATCCACCAGTTTTTCGCGTCTCTATAAGCTCAAGCACCATAATGTTGGAtgaaaatttcacaccaaag ATCTCAGACATTAGCCTATCCAGTGCTGCTGAAAATCATGCCACAGAAAATCCGACCTCTTCCCGTTGTCCAGAAG AGTGTAGAGACGAGGGGTGCAGAAACGTCATCTTCCAACTCGGGCTGGTGATCCTGGAGCTGATCACAGGCGTTGATATGGCACAGTGGGTTCAAGAACCGTGTTTCTTGAGATCGATACACAAAATGATAGATCCCGATCTTGGTAATAGCTATGATGCAAGAGAGCTCAATGGCCTTCTCAATGTTGCAAGATTGTGCATAAGATCTATAGATGAGACTAGAATATACACCCCTCAAATTTTGTGGTATTTGCAGAAAAAGATAAGGATCACAAGAAAATGA
- the LOC121761411 gene encoding probable receptor-like protein kinase At1g49730 isoform X2, with the protein MGTANMILKIKLLFLSLFHLRSQPSPPFLLKRYSYRDIKRATDGFRRVVDNSSQEASYKAKFLNGRVGLVREVKLLDDDEVSFPYEVQLLGRLHHRHILALYGFSTGPKRFLVFENIESGSLKEHLSDPLKTPLNWRTRLKIAVGIAAAVEYLQFFCDPPVFRVSISSSTIMLDENFTPKISDISLSSAAENHATENPTSSRCPEECRDEGCRNVIFQLGLVILELITGVDMAQWVQEPCFLRSIHKMIDPDLGNSYDARELNGLLNVARLCIRSIDETRIYTPQILWYLQKKIRITRK; encoded by the exons ATGGGCACCGCGAATATGATTCTCAAGATTAAGCTGCTGTTTCTCTCTCTGTTTCACCTCCGATCCCAACCCA GTCCGCCCTTTCTGCTGAAACGCTATTCGTATAGAGATATAAAGAGGGCGACAGATGGATTTAGGAGAGTTGTCGATAACTCGTCTCAAGAGGCTTCTTACAAGGCCAAGTTTCTGAATGGGCGTGTTGGGCTAGTGAGAGAGGTCAAGTTATTGGATGACGACGAAGTTTCCTTTCCATACGAAGTCCAACTCTTGGGGCGTCTGCATCACCGCCACATTCTCGCGCTTTATGGCTTTTCGACTGGACCTAAGCG GTTCCTAGTGTTCGAAAACATAGAAAGTGGAAGCTTAAAGGAGCACCTCTCTG ATCCATTGAAGACTCCCCTGAACTGGCGAACGAGGCTCAAAATAGCGGTTGGCATTGCTGCTGCTGTG GAATATCTGCAATTTTTCTGTGATCCACCAGTTTTTCGCGTCTCTATAAGCTCAAGCACCATAATGTTGGAtgaaaatttcacaccaaag ATCTCAGACATTAGCCTATCCAGTGCTGCTGAAAATCATGCCACAGAAAATCCGACCTCTTCCCGTTGTCCAGAAG AGTGTAGAGACGAGGGGTGCAGAAACGTCATCTTCCAACTCGGGCTGGTGATCCTGGAGCTGATCACAGGCGTTGATATGGCACAGTGGGTTCAAGAACCGTGTTTCTTGAGATCGATACACAAAATGATAGATCCCGATCTTGGTAATAGCTATGATGCAAGAGAGCTCAATGGCCTTCTCAATGTTGCAAGATTGTGCATAAGATCTATAGATGAGACTAGAATATACACCCCTCAAATTTTGTGGTATTTGCAGAAAAAGATAAGGATCACAAGAAAATGA
- the LOC121768094 gene encoding uncharacterized protein LOC121768094 isoform X2: protein MDTLIFTYVGRGVFQIIRTSSMTGCPPLYDYDGALWPIPETDVVPDVDTTSDDYETSDGESDAEDDGTKGIWREQRDLNDHPSFTIAFNETSIKRTLEIPVGFWKQFVRESALDNEAYFTIGGRTWEIWLSKRNEVVVRRP from the exons ATGGATACTCTAATCTTCACTTACGTCGGACGAGGTGTATTCCAAATTATCCGAACTAGTTCAATGACCGGCTGCCCCCCTTTGTATGATTATGATG GGGCATTGTGGCCCATACCAGAGACTGACGTAGTACCGGACGTAGACACAACAAGTGACGACTATGAAACATCGGATGGAGAATCTGATGCTGAGGACGACGGAACCAAGGGAATATGGAGAGAACAAAGAGACCTAAATGATCACCCGTCATTCACAATTGCTTTCAATGAAACCTCTATTAAACGAACATTG GAGATACCTGTAGGATTTTGGAAACAATTCGTTCGTGAATCTGCTTTGGACAATGAGGCATATTTCACCATTGGCGGAAGAACATGGGAGATATGGCTGTCTAAACGAAATG AAGTTGTTGTTCGGCGACCCTAA
- the LOC121768094 gene encoding uncharacterized protein LOC121768094 isoform X1, which produces MDTLIFTYVGRGVFQIIRTSSMTGCPPLYDYDGALWPIPETDVVPDVDTTSDDYETSDGESDAEDDGTKGIWREQRDLNDHPSFTIAFNETSIKRTLEIPVGFWKQFVRESALDNEAYFTIGGRTWEIWLSKRNGKIRVKRG; this is translated from the exons ATGGATACTCTAATCTTCACTTACGTCGGACGAGGTGTATTCCAAATTATCCGAACTAGTTCAATGACCGGCTGCCCCCCTTTGTATGATTATGATG GGGCATTGTGGCCCATACCAGAGACTGACGTAGTACCGGACGTAGACACAACAAGTGACGACTATGAAACATCGGATGGAGAATCTGATGCTGAGGACGACGGAACCAAGGGAATATGGAGAGAACAAAGAGACCTAAATGATCACCCGTCATTCACAATTGCTTTCAATGAAACCTCTATTAAACGAACATTG GAGATACCTGTAGGATTTTGGAAACAATTCGTTCGTGAATCTGCTTTGGACAATGAGGCATATTTCACCATTGGCGGAAGAACATGGGAGATATGGCTGTCTAAACGAAATGGTAAAATCCGCGTGAAACGCGGCTAG